The following proteins are co-located in the Triticum aestivum cultivar Chinese Spring chromosome 1A, IWGSC CS RefSeq v2.1, whole genome shotgun sequence genome:
- the LOC123187270 gene encoding F-box protein At5g07610 isoform X2, giving the protein MKKKHVHEQQASLPHDHDCTQQDHSPPTGNQGRDGEAPPFPSTEEASEQQPPGVDLPEGAIVEILSRVPYRSLCRFKCVSKPWLALCSDPNVRKRSTQTLSGFFFMDRGRFNFRNLSGKGPPLVDPSLRFWRGIYDCFAVEQCCGSLLLCKCLKSRHKEDECDYVVCNPMTGQWTVLPPIVWLDEEDGAMTYFEPIRDIFLGFDAAAPSRFLVFVPLTNCFCEFTEMAIYSSETGRWKKVHSEWGYKTILVGNSECVFLNGTMHLATHYALVVTVDAEGKVWREIEMPEHSPDSNQLASIGKSQGRLYAWQIDDDHDCQLYVWVLEDYGAGKWTLKYTVGVSELFGRQRGKDDMSYKVFAIHPDCDLIFLTDEEEMAVSYDMENQKVNFTCTFSQEFEDVLPYVPCFAEWASDAH; this is encoded by the exons ATGAAGAAGAAGCACGTGCACGAGCAGCAGGCGAGCCTTCCCCATGACCATGACTGCACGCAGCAGGACCACTCGCCGCCGACCGGCAACCAAGGCCGCGACGGCGAGGCGCCGCCATTCCCATCCACCGAGGAAGCGTCTGAG cagcagccgcccgGGGTGGATCTTCCTGAGGGCGCCATCGTCGAGATCCTGTCCAGGGTGCCCTACAGGTCGCTCTGCCGCTTCAAGTGCGTGTCCAAGCCATGGCTGGCCCTCTGCTCCGACCCGAATGTCCGCAAGAGGTCGACGCAGACCCTGTCCGGCTTCTTCTTCATGGACCGTGGCCGCTTCAATTTCCGTAACTTGTCTGGAAAAGGCCCCCCTTTGGTCGACCCTTCGCTCCGTTTCTGGCGCGGGATCTACGACTGCTTCGCGGTCGAGCAGTGCTGCGGCAGCCTCCTCCTTTGCAAATGTTTGAAATCACGTCACAAGGAAGACGAATGCGATTACGTCGTCTGCAATCCTATGACAGGGCAGTGGACTGTGCTGCCTCCCATAGTATGGCTGGACGAAGAGGATGGTGCTATGACGTACTTCGAACCGATAAGGGACATCTTCCTGGGTTTCGACGCGGCAGCTCCGTCCCGCTTTCTGGTGTTTGTGCCCCTGACCAACTGTTTCTGTGAATTCACAGAGATGGCCATCTACTCGTCGGAAACCGGACGCTGGAAAAAGGTGCATAGTGAGTGGGGTTACAAAACTATTCTGGTTGGGAATTCAGAATGCGTCTTCCTCAATGGCACCATGCATTTGGCTACCCATTATGCTTTAGTAGTCACCGTCGACGCGGAGGGGAAGGTTTGGAGGGAAATTGAAATGCCTGAGCACTCGCCAGACTCAAATCAGTTGGCTTCCATTGGGAAGTCCCAAGGACGCCTGTATGCGTGGCAAATTGATGACGATCATGATTGCCAACTCTATGTGTGGGTTCTTGAAGATTATGGTGCTGGAAAGTGGACCCTCAAGTATACTGTTGGCGTCTCAGAGCTGTTCGGGAGGCAACGTGGCAAAGATGACATGTCCTATAAGGTGTTTGCGATTCATCCAGATTGTGATTTGATTTTCCTTACCGATGAGGAGGAGATGGCAGTGTCTTATGATATGGAGAATCAGAAAGTCAATTTTACCTGCACTTTTTCTCAAGAATTCGAGGATGTTCTACCGTACGTCCCATGTTTTGCGGAATGGGCTTCAGATGCTCACTGA
- the LOC123187270 gene encoding F-box protein At5g07610 isoform X1 has product MKKKHVHEQQASLPHDHDCTQQDHSPPTGNQGRDGEAPPFPSTEEASEQQQPPGVDLPEGAIVEILSRVPYRSLCRFKCVSKPWLALCSDPNVRKRSTQTLSGFFFMDRGRFNFRNLSGKGPPLVDPSLRFWRGIYDCFAVEQCCGSLLLCKCLKSRHKEDECDYVVCNPMTGQWTVLPPIVWLDEEDGAMTYFEPIRDIFLGFDAAAPSRFLVFVPLTNCFCEFTEMAIYSSETGRWKKVHSEWGYKTILVGNSECVFLNGTMHLATHYALVVTVDAEGKVWREIEMPEHSPDSNQLASIGKSQGRLYAWQIDDDHDCQLYVWVLEDYGAGKWTLKYTVGVSELFGRQRGKDDMSYKVFAIHPDCDLIFLTDEEEMAVSYDMENQKVNFTCTFSQEFEDVLPYVPCFAEWASDAH; this is encoded by the exons ATGAAGAAGAAGCACGTGCACGAGCAGCAGGCGAGCCTTCCCCATGACCATGACTGCACGCAGCAGGACCACTCGCCGCCGACCGGCAACCAAGGCCGCGACGGCGAGGCGCCGCCATTCCCATCCACCGAGGAAGCGTCTGAG cagcagcagccgcccgGGGTGGATCTTCCTGAGGGCGCCATCGTCGAGATCCTGTCCAGGGTGCCCTACAGGTCGCTCTGCCGCTTCAAGTGCGTGTCCAAGCCATGGCTGGCCCTCTGCTCCGACCCGAATGTCCGCAAGAGGTCGACGCAGACCCTGTCCGGCTTCTTCTTCATGGACCGTGGCCGCTTCAATTTCCGTAACTTGTCTGGAAAAGGCCCCCCTTTGGTCGACCCTTCGCTCCGTTTCTGGCGCGGGATCTACGACTGCTTCGCGGTCGAGCAGTGCTGCGGCAGCCTCCTCCTTTGCAAATGTTTGAAATCACGTCACAAGGAAGACGAATGCGATTACGTCGTCTGCAATCCTATGACAGGGCAGTGGACTGTGCTGCCTCCCATAGTATGGCTGGACGAAGAGGATGGTGCTATGACGTACTTCGAACCGATAAGGGACATCTTCCTGGGTTTCGACGCGGCAGCTCCGTCCCGCTTTCTGGTGTTTGTGCCCCTGACCAACTGTTTCTGTGAATTCACAGAGATGGCCATCTACTCGTCGGAAACCGGACGCTGGAAAAAGGTGCATAGTGAGTGGGGTTACAAAACTATTCTGGTTGGGAATTCAGAATGCGTCTTCCTCAATGGCACCATGCATTTGGCTACCCATTATGCTTTAGTAGTCACCGTCGACGCGGAGGGGAAGGTTTGGAGGGAAATTGAAATGCCTGAGCACTCGCCAGACTCAAATCAGTTGGCTTCCATTGGGAAGTCCCAAGGACGCCTGTATGCGTGGCAAATTGATGACGATCATGATTGCCAACTCTATGTGTGGGTTCTTGAAGATTATGGTGCTGGAAAGTGGACCCTCAAGTATACTGTTGGCGTCTCAGAGCTGTTCGGGAGGCAACGTGGCAAAGATGACATGTCCTATAAGGTGTTTGCGATTCATCCAGATTGTGATTTGATTTTCCTTACCGATGAGGAGGAGATGGCAGTGTCTTATGATATGGAGAATCAGAAAGTCAATTTTACCTGCACTTTTTCTCAAGAATTCGAGGATGTTCTACCGTACGTCCCATGTTTTGCGGAATGGGCTTCAGATGCTCACTGA